The following coding sequences lie in one Komagataeibacter sucrofermentans DSM 15973 genomic window:
- a CDS encoding thiazole synthase produces the protein MTLFYGTELSSRLMLGTAQYPSPEILADAVRRAGAGVVTVSLRREAAGARAGQAFWELIRGLDVPVLPNTAGCHTVREAVTTAQMAREVFGTDWIKLEVIGESDTLQPDMFALVEAARILVEDGFKVFPYMTEDLVGAERLLRAGCEVLMPWGAPIGSGKGLNNLFGLRALRAHFPDVPMVVDAGIGVPSHAAQAMELGYDAVLINTAVAKAGNPAEMARAFAMAVEAGRMAYIADPMEERDMAAPSTPVIGQAVL, from the coding sequence ATGACCCTTTTCTATGGCACCGAACTGTCGTCGCGCCTGATGCTGGGCACGGCGCAGTATCCCTCGCCTGAAATCCTGGCGGATGCCGTGCGCCGGGCGGGAGCCGGGGTGGTGACCGTATCGCTGCGGCGCGAGGCGGCCGGCGCGCGTGCAGGCCAGGCCTTCTGGGAACTGATCCGCGGGCTTGACGTGCCCGTGCTGCCCAATACGGCGGGCTGCCACACCGTGCGTGAGGCCGTGACCACGGCGCAGATGGCGCGCGAGGTGTTCGGCACCGACTGGATCAAGCTTGAGGTGATTGGCGAATCAGACACATTGCAGCCCGACATGTTCGCCCTTGTCGAGGCCGCGCGCATTCTGGTCGAGGACGGCTTCAAGGTCTTCCCCTACATGACCGAGGATCTGGTGGGCGCCGAGCGTCTGCTGCGCGCGGGCTGCGAGGTGCTGATGCCCTGGGGTGCGCCGATCGGCTCGGGCAAGGGGCTGAACAACCTGTTTGGCCTGCGGGCCTTGCGCGCGCACTTCCCCGATGTGCCGATGGTTGTTGATGCGGGCATCGGCGTGCCCTCGCACGCGGCACAGGCCATGGAACTGGGCTATGACGCGGTGCTGATCAACACAGCGGTGGCCAAGGCGGGCAACCCGGCGGAAATGGCCCGCGCTTTCGCCATGGCGGTCGAGGCCGGGCGCATGGCCTATATTGCCGACCCGATGGAAGAACGCGACATGGCAGCACCCTCCACCCCCGTTATCGGGCAGGCCGTGCTATGA
- the dnaN gene encoding DNA polymerase III subunit beta, translating to MKLKADRVTLLKALAHIQSVAEKRNTIPILANVLINVTDGAMTLTATDMEIAVVEGMAAETLRDGAVTAPAAVLYEIVRKLPDGAQVEFDHAGGDAPLGLRAGRFATSLNVLDVDDFPSMMAGSLPHEFSIPAQVLRGLIDRTRFAISTEETRYYLNGIFLHVAEGESGPVLRAVATDGHRLARVETELPPGSEGMPGVIVPRKTVGELRKLLDEGPEQVDVALSDTRIQFTIGNITLTSKLIDGTFPEYERVIPHGNDRILRVGKKIFSDAVARVAAISQERSRPVKLSMAHNLLTLSAASQDQGSATEELDENHVSYDAPPIEIGFQARYLNDITDQVEKEVEFAFSDSSAPTIVRDVDSPSALYVLMPMRV from the coding sequence ATGAAGTTGAAGGCTGACCGCGTAACGCTGCTCAAGGCACTGGCCCATATCCAGAGCGTTGCCGAGAAGCGCAATACCATCCCCATCCTGGCCAATGTGCTGATCAATGTCACCGATGGCGCGATGACGCTGACCGCCACCGACATGGAAATTGCCGTGGTCGAGGGCATGGCGGCGGAAACGCTGCGTGATGGTGCGGTCACGGCGCCGGCTGCCGTGCTGTACGAAATCGTGCGCAAGCTGCCCGATGGCGCGCAGGTCGAGTTCGACCATGCCGGGGGTGATGCGCCGCTGGGCCTGCGGGCGGGGCGTTTTGCCACCAGCCTCAACGTGCTCGACGTGGATGACTTCCCCTCCATGATGGCTGGCAGCCTGCCACATGAATTCAGCATTCCGGCCCAGGTGCTGCGTGGCCTGATCGACCGCACGCGCTTCGCCATCTCCACCGAGGAGACGCGCTACTACCTCAACGGCATTTTCCTGCATGTAGCCGAAGGCGAGTCCGGGCCGGTGCTGCGCGCGGTGGCGACCGATGGCCACCGCCTTGCGCGTGTCGAGACCGAACTGCCGCCGGGCAGCGAGGGCATGCCCGGCGTGATCGTGCCGCGCAAGACCGTGGGTGAACTGCGCAAGCTGCTTGATGAAGGGCCGGAGCAGGTTGACGTCGCCCTGTCCGATACCCGCATCCAGTTCACCATCGGCAACATCACGCTCACGTCCAAGCTGATTGATGGCACGTTCCCTGAATATGAGCGGGTGATTCCGCACGGCAATGACCGCATCCTGCGCGTGGGTAAGAAGATCTTCTCCGATGCGGTGGCCCGCGTCGCGGCCATCAGCCAGGAGCGTTCGCGCCCGGTCAAGCTGAGCATGGCCCATAACCTGCTCACCCTGTCCGCCGCCAGCCAGGATCAGGGCTCGGCCACTGAAGAACTTGATGAGAACCACGTGTCCTATGACGCGCCGCCCATCGAGATCGGCTTTCAGGCCCGTTACCTGAACGACATTACCGATCAGGTGGAAAAGGAAGTGGAATTCGCATTTTCCGACAGTTCCGCCCCGACCATCGTGCGCGATGTGGACAGCCCCTCGGCGCTGTACGTGCTGATGCCCATGCGCGTTTGA
- the recF gene encoding DNA replication/repair protein RecF (All proteins in this family for which functions are known are DNA-binding proteins that assist the filamentation of RecA onto DNA for the initiation of recombination or recombinational repair.) → MACITRLTLTDFRNYRRLSWQPAQPVTVITGPNGSGKTNLLEAVSLLVPGRGLRGARMDELPRHGASLWGVAAQVEAMDGDEALSVQLATGADPLRPERRVFRVDGQVLRNRDGVGEYFSAVWITPQMDRLFQEGAGGRRRFLDRLVQALEPGHARELAAHDRAMAQRSRLLTQRNPDPAWLAALEHTMARHAVATVAARMDMVSRLNTDEQALADGFPAARLELECDIAAHLATQPALAVEDWLAGQIAGTRGIDRQRGGSRFGAHRTGLALADRVSGRAAALSSTGQQKALLLGIVLSHARILAACRGQVPMLLLDEPLVHLDEARRQALFRAVGRMRTGVFLTGTDAEQFAPLRGRAAFETPGAGNLAHEA, encoded by the coding sequence ATGGCCTGTATAACCCGGCTGACGCTGACGGATTTCCGGAACTACCGCCGCCTGTCATGGCAGCCGGCGCAGCCGGTTACGGTCATTACCGGGCCGAATGGCAGCGGCAAGACCAATCTGCTTGAGGCCGTGTCGCTGCTCGTTCCCGGTCGTGGCCTGCGCGGCGCGCGCATGGATGAACTGCCCCGGCATGGCGCGAGCCTGTGGGGGGTTGCAGCACAGGTGGAGGCGATGGACGGGGATGAAGCCCTGTCCGTTCAACTCGCAACAGGGGCAGACCCGTTGCGGCCCGAGCGCCGGGTGTTCCGGGTTGATGGGCAGGTCTTGCGCAACCGCGATGGCGTGGGCGAATACTTCTCGGCCGTATGGATCACGCCGCAGATGGACCGGCTGTTCCAGGAAGGGGCAGGCGGGCGGCGGCGCTTTCTCGACCGGCTGGTGCAGGCGCTTGAGCCCGGCCATGCCCGTGAACTCGCAGCCCACGACCGCGCCATGGCCCAGCGCAGCCGCCTGCTGACCCAGCGTAATCCTGATCCCGCCTGGCTTGCCGCCCTTGAGCACACCATGGCCCGCCATGCGGTGGCCACCGTTGCTGCGCGGATGGACATGGTCAGCCGCCTCAATACCGATGAACAGGCACTCGCTGATGGTTTTCCAGCCGCCCGGCTGGAACTGGAATGCGATATTGCCGCCCATCTGGCCACCCAGCCAGCCCTTGCGGTGGAGGACTGGCTGGCCGGGCAGATCGCGGGCACGCGCGGCATTGACCGCCAGCGCGGCGGCAGCCGATTTGGCGCGCACCGCACCGGGCTTGCGCTGGCTGATAGGGTGAGTGGGCGCGCGGCCGCCCTGTCCAGCACGGGCCAGCAGAAGGCGCTGCTGCTGGGCATCGTGCTGTCACATGCGCGCATCCTTGCCGCGTGCCGGGGGCAGGTGCCCATGCTTCTGCTCGATGAGCCGCTGGTGCATCTGGATGAAGCCCGCAGGCAGGCCCTGTTCCGCGCCGTGGGCCGCATGCGCACGGGCGTGTTCCTGACCGGAACGGACGCCGAACAGTTCGCGCCCCTGCGTGGCCGTGCCGCATTCGAGACACCAGGCGCGGGTAATCTTGCCCATGAGGCCTGA
- the glmS gene encoding glutamine--fructose-6-phosphate transaminase (isomerizing), protein MCGIVGVVGSNQATPVILDALRRLEYRGYDSAGIATLEHGHVERRRAAGKLDHLATLLARLPLPGVTGIGHTRWATHGAPTENNAHPHGTERVSVVHNGIIENFEELRRELEAAGQVFSTDTDSETIAQLVDYHLQRGLSTREAAHECLRRLEGAYALAMIFAGHDGMVIGARHGAPLVVGFGDNEMFLGSDSLALAPLTRRIAYLDDGDWTVITPAGAAFFDMAGNPVERPVKMTALIAASVGKDGYRHYMEKELHEHPVVIGQTLQRLIDPATRRVVMPDLPFDLASIPRAVITACGSAFYAGMIGRYWIEQYARLPVDIDVASEMRYRNPPLAHGGLGLLISQSGETADTLAALRGMRAVGQHIVSVLNVEQSTMARESDAVLGTVAGPEISVASTKAFTAQLSVLACLTIAFARARGTIDAAQEERMVTNLLDLPSKATEVFERHDEIRRMAAIVAGARDVLYLGRGAMFPVALEGALKLKEITYIHAEAYAAGEMKHGPISLIDSTVPVVATVPSGPLFEKTLSNLQEAKARGGRLLVFTDMAGAPRLREIAECVVAIPTVDEFVAPILQTIPVQILAYEVALIKGTDVDQPRNLAKSVTVE, encoded by the coding sequence ATGTGTGGCATTGTAGGGGTTGTTGGCAGCAATCAGGCCACGCCGGTCATTCTCGATGCCCTGCGGCGGCTGGAATATCGCGGCTATGATTCCGCTGGCATCGCAACGCTTGAGCATGGCCATGTCGAGCGCCGCCGGGCTGCGGGCAAGCTCGACCACCTTGCCACGCTGCTCGCGCGCCTGCCGCTGCCGGGTGTGACCGGCATCGGCCATACGCGCTGGGCCACCCATGGCGCGCCGACCGAGAACAACGCCCACCCGCATGGCACGGAACGCGTGTCGGTGGTGCATAACGGCATTATCGAGAACTTCGAGGAACTGCGCCGCGAGCTTGAGGCCGCAGGCCAGGTCTTCTCGACCGATACCGATAGCGAGACCATTGCCCAACTGGTCGACTATCACCTCCAGCGCGGCCTTTCCACGCGTGAGGCCGCGCATGAATGCCTCAGGCGGCTGGAAGGGGCCTATGCGCTGGCCATGATCTTCGCGGGTCATGACGGCATGGTCATCGGCGCGCGGCATGGCGCGCCGCTGGTGGTGGGCTTTGGCGATAACGAGATGTTCCTCGGCTCCGACAGCCTGGCCCTCGCTCCGCTCACCCGCCGCATCGCCTATCTCGATGATGGCGACTGGACGGTCATCACCCCCGCTGGCGCCGCGTTTTTTGACATGGCGGGCAACCCGGTCGAGCGTCCGGTCAAGATGACGGCGCTGATCGCGGCCTCGGTGGGCAAGGATGGCTACCGCCATTACATGGAGAAAGAGCTGCACGAGCACCCGGTGGTGATCGGCCAGACGCTCCAGCGTCTGATCGACCCCGCTACCCGCCGCGTGGTGATGCCCGACCTGCCGTTTGACCTGGCCAGCATTCCCCGCGCCGTGATCACCGCCTGCGGCTCGGCCTTCTACGCGGGCATGATCGGGCGTTACTGGATCGAGCAGTATGCCCGCCTGCCGGTCGATATCGACGTGGCGAGCGAGATGCGCTACCGCAACCCGCCGCTGGCCCATGGCGGGCTGGGGCTGCTGATCTCGCAATCGGGCGAGACGGCGGATACGCTGGCCGCCCTGCGCGGCATGCGGGCTGTAGGGCAGCATATCGTCTCGGTGCTCAATGTGGAGCAGAGCACCATGGCGCGTGAAAGCGATGCCGTGCTGGGCACCGTGGCAGGCCCCGAAATTTCGGTGGCCAGCACCAAGGCGTTTACCGCCCAGCTTTCGGTGCTGGCGTGCCTGACCATCGCTTTTGCCCGCGCGCGCGGCACGATTGACGCCGCGCAGGAAGAACGCATGGTCACCAACCTGCTTGACCTGCCGAGCAAGGCGACCGAGGTGTTCGAGCGCCATGACGAGATCCGCCGCATGGCCGCCATCGTGGCGGGCGCGCGCGATGTGCTTTATCTGGGGCGGGGCGCCATGTTCCCCGTAGCGCTCGAAGGGGCGCTCAAGCTCAAGGAAATCACCTACATCCACGCCGAGGCCTATGCCGCGGGCGAGATGAAGCATGGCCCCATATCGCTGATCGACAGCACCGTGCCGGTCGTGGCCACCGTGCCGTCGGGGCCGCTGTTTGAAAAGACGCTGTCCAACCTGCAGGAAGCCAAGGCCCGTGGCGGCCGCCTGCTGGTGTTTACCGACATGGCGGGCGCGCCCCGCCTGCGCGAGATCGCGGAATGCGTGGTGGCGATCCCGACGGTGGATGAGTTCGTCGCCCCCATCCTGCAGACCATTCCGGTGCAGATCCTGGCCTATGAGGTGGCCCTGATCAAAGGCACGGATGTCGACCAGCCGCGCAATCTGGCCAAATCCGTTACTGTTGAATAG
- the gyrB gene encoding DNA topoisomerase (ATP-hydrolyzing) subunit B, with protein sequence MSDQSSPDQKHDAEAKGTVAPAPDYDEASISVLRGLDAVRKRPGMYIGDTDDGSGLHHMAFEIIDNAVDEAQAGFATGCVVTLNGDGSVTVRDDGRGIPTGMHHEEGVSAAEVVLTKLHAGGKFNQNSYKVSGGLHGVGAAVVNALSEWMEVRIWRDGKEHVIRFQGGERDEALRVVGESSEPRGTQVTFKPSAETFAKVEFEFPILERRLRELAFLNSGLRIVLRDERHEPAREEKFYYEGGLCAFVEWLDQGKTAIVNPPITGSLQNEENGIKVEFALTWNDSFHETMLCFTNNIPQRDGGSHLAGFRQALTRVVGRYAEANATKKESHALNGEDMREGLTAVLSVKVPDPKFSSQTKDKLVSSEVQPVVHAAAADMISHWFETHPKEARHIVAKVMDAAAAREAARRARELTRRKGVLDISSLPGKLADCQERDPAKSELFIVEGDSAGGTAKQGRDRRFQAILPLKGKILNVERARFDRMLGSAEIGTLITALGTGIGRGDVEHGGFSIEKLRYHRIVIMTDADVDGSHIRTLLLTFFFRQMPELIENGYLYIAQPPLYRAKRGNDERYLKDDAALESYLLDKALANAALHYADGREVQGEAMRTDVHFIRDVTRALSRLSARVPVWILEQAAIAGVLRPDLNTVPERVVDLQARLDAISPPTERGWKVAAGESGLEMARSVRGVGEVYRLEATTLRSAEVRWLAERHERLVKDFAGPVSLVLDGTPHPFHGPASLYERILAQGRKGLSINRFKGLGEMNDEQLWETTLDPAMRTLLQVKVGDIENAAQVFSTLMGDVVEPRRDFIVGNALKVANLDV encoded by the coding sequence ATGTCCGATCAATCCAGTCCCGATCAGAAACACGATGCCGAGGCCAAGGGCACTGTAGCGCCCGCGCCTGATTATGATGAGGCATCCATCTCGGTGCTGCGGGGGCTGGATGCGGTGCGTAAGCGCCCCGGCATGTATATTGGCGATACCGACGATGGCTCGGGCCTGCACCACATGGCCTTCGAAATCATTGATAACGCGGTGGATGAGGCGCAGGCCGGTTTCGCCACCGGCTGCGTCGTCACCCTCAATGGCGATGGCAGCGTGACCGTGCGCGATGACGGGCGCGGCATCCCCACCGGCATGCACCATGAGGAAGGGGTGAGTGCGGCGGAAGTCGTGCTGACCAAGCTGCATGCGGGCGGCAAGTTCAACCAGAATTCCTACAAGGTCTCCGGTGGGCTGCATGGCGTGGGTGCCGCGGTGGTCAATGCCCTGTCCGAGTGGATGGAAGTGCGCATCTGGCGCGATGGCAAGGAGCATGTCATCCGCTTTCAGGGCGGCGAGCGTGACGAGGCGCTGCGCGTGGTGGGTGAAAGCAGCGAGCCGCGCGGCACGCAGGTCACCTTCAAGCCCAGTGCCGAGACCTTTGCCAAGGTGGAGTTCGAATTCCCGATTCTCGAGCGCCGCCTGCGCGAACTTGCCTTCCTCAATTCCGGGCTCAGGATCGTGCTGCGCGATGAGCGGCATGAACCCGCGCGGGAGGAAAAATTCTATTACGAGGGTGGCCTGTGCGCCTTTGTGGAATGGCTCGATCAGGGCAAGACCGCCATCGTCAACCCGCCCATTACCGGCAGCCTCCAGAACGAGGAAAACGGCATCAAGGTCGAGTTCGCGCTGACATGGAACGACAGCTTCCATGAAACCATGCTCTGCTTCACCAACAACATTCCGCAGCGCGATGGCGGCTCGCATCTTGCGGGCTTCCGCCAGGCGCTGACCCGCGTGGTGGGCCGCTATGCCGAGGCCAACGCCACCAAAAAGGAAAGCCATGCCCTGAACGGCGAGGACATGCGCGAGGGCCTGACCGCCGTGCTCTCGGTCAAGGTGCCTGACCCCAAATTCTCATCGCAGACCAAGGACAAGCTGGTCTCGTCTGAAGTGCAGCCGGTGGTGCATGCCGCTGCTGCCGACATGATTTCCCACTGGTTCGAGACCCACCCCAAGGAAGCCCGCCACATCGTGGCCAAGGTGATGGATGCCGCAGCCGCGCGTGAGGCGGCGCGGCGCGCGCGTGAACTCACCCGGCGCAAGGGCGTGCTTGATATTTCCTCGCTGCCCGGCAAGCTCGCGGATTGCCAGGAGCGCGACCCGGCCAAGTCCGAACTGTTCATCGTCGAGGGTGACTCGGCAGGTGGCACGGCCAAGCAGGGGCGCGACCGGCGCTTTCAGGCGATCCTGCCGCTCAAGGGCAAGATCCTGAACGTGGAGCGCGCGCGCTTTGACCGCATGCTCGGCTCGGCTGAAATCGGCACGCTGATCACGGCGCTCGGCACCGGCATCGGGCGGGGTGATGTGGAACATGGTGGCTTCTCGATCGAGAAACTGCGCTATCACCGCATTGTCATCATGACCGACGCCGACGTGGATGGCTCGCACATCCGCACGCTGCTGCTGACCTTCTTCTTCCGCCAGATGCCCGAACTGATCGAGAACGGGTACCTCTATATCGCCCAGCCGCCGCTGTACCGCGCCAAGCGCGGCAATGACGAGCGTTACCTCAAGGATGACGCGGCCCTTGAATCCTACCTGCTCGACAAGGCGCTGGCCAATGCCGCGCTGCATTATGCCGATGGGCGCGAGGTGCAGGGCGAGGCCATGCGGACGGACGTGCACTTCATCCGTGACGTAACACGCGCGCTCTCGCGCCTGTCGGCCCGCGTGCCGGTATGGATTCTGGAGCAGGCGGCCATTGCGGGCGTGCTGCGCCCGGACCTGAACACGGTGCCAGAGCGCGTTGTGGACCTGCAGGCGCGGCTTGATGCCATTTCGCCGCCCACCGAGCGTGGGTGGAAGGTGGCCGCAGGCGAAAGCGGGCTGGAAATGGCGCGCAGCGTGCGCGGCGTGGGCGAGGTCTATCGCCTTGAAGCCACCACCCTGCGCAGCGCGGAAGTGCGCTGGCTGGCCGAGCGCCATGAGCGGCTGGTGAAGGATTTTGCCGGACCTGTCAGCCTTGTGCTCGATGGCACGCCGCACCCCTTCCACGGCCCGGCCTCGCTGTACGAGCGGATTCTGGCGCAGGGCCGCAAGGGCCTGTCGATCAACCGCTTCAAGGGCCTGGGCGAGATGAATGACGAACAGTTGTGGGAAACCACGCTCGACCCCGCCATGCGCACGCTGCTTCAGGTCAAGGTAGGTGACATTGAAAACGCGGCGCAGGTCTTCTCCACCCTGATGGGCGATGTGGTTGAACCGCGCCGTGACTTCATCGTGGGCAATGCGCTCAAGGTCGCCAATCTCGACGTGTGA
- the glmU gene encoding bifunctional UDP-N-acetylglucosamine diphosphorylase/glucosamine-1-phosphate N-acetyltransferase GlmU, giving the protein MNTDTETASSASASPMSTAVILAAGRGTRMKSERPKVMHPLAGQPMLRYLIDNAAEVFDQIVVVAGPGMDDVAALAAPHAVVVQHDRLGTGHAARQAEAAFGTGDVAVLYGDNPLITPGTMRALLARRRSDDTGLALLAMEPADPARYGRVVKRDGLVQRIVEWADATPAERAIGLCNAGVLCADAADFRRWLGEIDNKNAQGEYYLGDVVARAVAEGRKVRAVVAPEDELRGINSRAELAQAEACVQARLRLAAMAGGTTLVAPDTVFLCADTVFEPDTVVHPHVVFGPGVHVRRGTEIHAFSHIEGATVGPDAQIGPYARLRPGTDVGQGARVGNFVELKATTLGAGAKANHLTYLGNTTVGAKANIGAGTITCNYDGVFKHRTEIGAESFIGSDSVLVAPVRLGKGVITAAGSVITHDVPDDALAIGRARQANKAGYASVFRQRLKNRKEQG; this is encoded by the coding sequence ATGAACACCGACACAGAGACTGCCTCGTCCGCCTCCGCTTCGCCCATGTCGACTGCCGTTATTCTGGCGGCGGGTCGCGGCACGCGCATGAAATCGGAGCGGCCCAAGGTCATGCATCCGCTCGCGGGCCAGCCCATGCTGCGCTACCTCATTGATAACGCAGCCGAAGTGTTTGACCAGATCGTTGTCGTCGCCGGGCCGGGCATGGATGACGTGGCAGCCCTTGCCGCGCCGCACGCGGTGGTGGTGCAGCACGACCGCCTGGGCACGGGCCATGCCGCCCGCCAGGCCGAGGCCGCGTTTGGCACGGGCGATGTCGCGGTGCTGTATGGCGATAACCCGCTGATTACGCCGGGCACCATGCGCGCCCTGCTGGCCCGGCGCCGCAGTGATGACACGGGCCTCGCCCTGCTGGCCATGGAACCGGCTGATCCCGCCCGCTACGGCCGCGTGGTCAAGCGTGACGGGCTGGTGCAGCGGATTGTGGAATGGGCGGATGCTACGCCCGCCGAGCGTGCCATCGGTCTGTGCAACGCGGGCGTGCTGTGCGCCGATGCCGCCGATTTCCGCCGCTGGCTTGGTGAAATTGATAATAAGAACGCGCAGGGCGAATACTATCTGGGCGATGTGGTGGCGCGCGCGGTGGCCGAAGGGCGCAAGGTGCGCGCTGTTGTAGCACCTGAGGATGAACTGCGCGGCATCAATTCCCGCGCCGAACTGGCCCAGGCCGAAGCCTGCGTGCAGGCCCGCCTGCGCCTTGCCGCCATGGCAGGCGGCACGACCCTTGTGGCTCCCGATACCGTGTTCCTGTGCGCCGATACGGTGTTCGAGCCTGATACGGTGGTGCATCCCCATGTGGTGTTCGGGCCGGGCGTGCATGTCAGGCGCGGCACGGAAATTCATGCGTTTTCGCACATTGAGGGGGCAACGGTTGGGCCTGATGCCCAGATCGGCCCCTATGCCCGCCTGCGTCCGGGCACGGATGTGGGGCAGGGCGCGCGCGTGGGCAACTTCGTGGAACTCAAGGCCACCACGCTTGGCGCAGGCGCCAAGGCCAACCACCTGACCTATCTGGGCAATACCACCGTGGGGGCAAAGGCCAATATCGGCGCGGGCACCATTACGTGCAATTATGATGGCGTGTTCAAGCACCGCACGGAAATCGGGGCCGAAAGCTTCATCGGGTCGGATTCGGTGCTTGTCGCCCCCGTGCGGTTGGGTAAAGGGGTGATTACGGCAGCGGGCAGCGTGATTACGCATGACGTACCGGATGATGCCCTGGCCATTGGCCGGGCACGGCAGGCGAACAAGGCGGGTTATGCCAGCGTGTTCCGCCAGCGGCTGAAGAACAGGAAGGAACAGGGCTGA
- a CDS encoding HAD hydrolase-like protein, translating to MMTSSLPRLAVFDMDGTLIDSLPDLAACADWLLSQYGLPGITPEAVRPMIGDGVAVLVSRLLDHAGPAAARIDRPEATARYMARYTPHSTDRSRPFPGTVAALTALHEAGWHMAVCTNKPVVAARHILKVMDLEKWFVTVGGGDSFGVRKPDPRHLLGTIEQAGGTPARAIMTGDHHNDVACALGAHVPVLFARWGYGRPEMEAGATVGADSITEVPHLAGELVPA from the coding sequence ATGATGACATCATCCCTTCCCCGTCTGGCAGTTTTTGATATGGATGGCACGCTGATCGACAGCCTGCCCGATCTTGCAGCGTGTGCCGACTGGCTGCTGTCGCAATACGGCCTGCCGGGCATAACACCCGAGGCGGTGCGCCCGATGATTGGCGATGGCGTGGCCGTGCTGGTCAGTCGCCTGCTCGACCACGCAGGTCCTGCCGCAGCCCGCATCGACCGCCCCGAGGCCACTGCCCGCTACATGGCCCGTTACACCCCGCATTCAACCGACCGCTCCCGCCCTTTTCCCGGCACGGTCGCGGCACTGACGGCCTTGCACGAGGCCGGCTGGCACATGGCGGTGTGCACCAACAAGCCCGTGGTGGCGGCGCGGCATATCCTCAAGGTCATGGATCTGGAAAAATGGTTTGTCACTGTGGGCGGGGGCGACAGCTTTGGCGTGCGCAAGCCCGACCCACGCCACCTGCTGGGCACCATTGAACAGGCAGGGGGCACCCCGGCCCGCGCCATCATGACCGGCGACCACCATAATGACGTGGCCTGCGCCCTGGGCGCGCATGTGCCCGTCCTGTTCGCCCGTTGGGGTTACGGGCGGCCGGAAATGGAAGCCGGGGCCACGGTGGGCGCCGATTCCATAACCGAAGTGCCGCATCTGGCAGGCGAACTGGTGCCTGCCTGA
- the thiS gene encoding sulfur carrier protein ThiS, translated as MQILVNGERHDVQATSLSALLDEMGYDATTRIATAVDGCFVAATRRAGLALHEGAQVEILAPMQGG; from the coding sequence ATGCAGATACTGGTAAATGGCGAACGCCATGACGTGCAGGCCACAAGCCTGAGCGCCCTGCTTGACGAGATGGGCTATGATGCCACGACCCGCATCGCCACGGCGGTGGATGGCTGCTTTGTCGCGGCCACCCGCCGGGCAGGCCTTGCGCTGCATGAGGGCGCGCAGGTGGAAATTCTGGCCCCCATGCAGGGAGGATAA
- the thiO gene encoding glycine oxidase ThiO: MTAPTAFPHGSGPRVLVRGAGVSGLTAAVTLAERGARVVVHECGPRVGWGASWKAGGMLAPWCEAESATPEVTAQSLASLDWWDAHVPGVDRNGTLVLAPARDVREVMRFGRRTSHYETIGEAEITQLEPDLADRFSRALFFAGEGHVNPRDALVALAGRVAGLGGEIHFNMPVGEQPTGFDWVVDCTGIAARDQLPDMRGVRGEMLLLRCSDVTLYRPVRMLHPRIPIYIVPRADHVYMVGATMIESENAGPMTLRSMVEMLGAVYALHPAFGEAEILETGTGLRPSYPDNMPAVHHKGRHIHINGMYRHGFLLSPVRAREAADIVFGAA, from the coding sequence ATGACAGCACCAACGGCATTTCCCCACGGGTCGGGTCCGCGCGTTCTGGTGCGGGGTGCCGGGGTTTCGGGGCTGACGGCGGCGGTAACGCTTGCCGAGCGCGGCGCGCGGGTGGTGGTGCACGAATGTGGCCCGCGCGTGGGCTGGGGTGCCTCATGGAAGGCAGGCGGCATGCTGGCCCCATGGTGCGAGGCCGAATCCGCCACACCGGAGGTCACCGCCCAGTCCCTCGCCTCGCTCGACTGGTGGGATGCGCACGTGCCCGGCGTGGACCGCAATGGCACGCTGGTGCTGGCCCCTGCGCGTGACGTGCGCGAGGTCATGCGCTTTGGCCGCCGCACCTCGCATTACGAGACCATTGGCGAGGCCGAGATCACGCAGCTTGAGCCGGATCTGGCCGATCGCTTCTCGCGCGCGCTGTTCTTTGCGGGCGAGGGCCACGTCAACCCGCGTGATGCGCTGGTGGCCCTTGCTGGCCGCGTGGCCGGACTTGGCGGCGAAATTCATTTCAACATGCCGGTGGGTGAACAGCCCACGGGCTTTGACTGGGTGGTGGACTGCACCGGCATTGCAGCCCGCGATCAGTTGCCCGACATGCGCGGCGTGCGCGGCGAAATGCTGCTGCTGCGCTGCTCGGACGTAACGCTGTACCGCCCGGTGCGCATGCTGCATCCACGTATCCCCATTTACATCGTGCCCCGGGCCGACCATGTTTACATGGTGGGTGCAACCATGATCGAGAGTGAGAACGCAGGCCCCATGACCCTACGCTCGATGGTGGAGATGCTGGGCGCGGTCTATGCCCTGCACCCTGCTTTTGGTGAGGCCGAGATACTCGAAACCGGCACCGGCCTGCGCCCCTCCTACCCTGACAACATGCCTGCCGTGCACCACAAGGGGCGGCACATCCATATCAACGGCATGTATCGCCACGGCTTCCTGCTCTCGCCCGTGCGGGCCAGGGAGGCGGCCGATATCGTGTTCGGCGCGGCGTGA